GAGGTTACGGACTTAGGAGAAAAGGCCTTCTCGGTAATGGGACGGCATTTTGCCAGGGCCATCGAGTGTTCCCTGGTGGCTCACGCCATGGATGAATGGGTATTGCAGCTCGAGCCGGGTAAACCGGTTGCCACACCCTATGAAATACCGGGCGAAGCTTATGGCATGGGGTTGACCGAAGCACCGCGGGGTGCTCTAGGGCACTGGCACCACATCAAGCACCAGAGGACGGCGGTGTACAACGCGGTGGTTCCTACCACCTGGAACGCGTCGCCGCGTGACGGTCTGAACCAGCGCGGGCCTATGGAGCAGGCTTTGATCGATACTCCGGTGGCGGACCCCAATAACCCGGTGGAGCCTGTTCGCGTAGTGAGATCCTTTGACCCGTGCTTCGGGTGCGCCATTCATCTGATGACTCCCGATAAGAAGACTCTGGCTGAATTCGTTATTGACTGAGGGGGATGATGAGATGAAAGAAATGGAGCTCAGGCATCCCATCTGGATCCGGGTTTTTCACTGGATGAACATGATATCCATTACTCTTCTGATGCTTACGGGGTACTACATCCATGCTCCTCTACATTTCCGAATTTTCAGCAGCATGGATCACGCCCGGATGCTGCATTTTGCCATGGCTTACGTACTGTGTGTCGGGGTGATAGGCCGGGTATACTATGCCATAGTAACAGGTGATTGGAAGAACATTCTTTTCAACCCGATACCCGATATCAAGAACTTACCCAGCATGTTGAAGTACTACCTTTTCATGTCCGACAGCCACCCTGACTACGGCAAGTACAACCCGGGGCAGAAGATGATGTATTCCGGATGGTTGTTCATGGCCCTAATCCAGATTATCACTGGTTTTGTCCTCTATAAACCCGATTTGTTCCCATCCTTGGGAGCTTTTTTGGGTGGCCTGGTGGCGGTTAGGGTTATTCACTATATAGTGACCTGGTTGTTTGCCCTGTCGGTGGTAGTGCACGTGTACCTGGATGTTTCTGAAGGAATACCGGTGCTCATGTCGATGTTTACTGGCAAGATGCCGAAAGGGTTTCACCACGCCGAGACGGAACACGCCGGTAAATGAGATATGAATCCGAACTGCTAGTAGGCGTAAAGGAGGCCGGGAATTGAAGAGGATCCTGGTGGTAGGGATCGGCAACC
The sequence above is drawn from the Syntrophothermus lipocalidus DSM 12680 genome and encodes:
- the cybH gene encoding Ni/Fe-hydrogenase, b-type cytochrome subunit is translated as MKEMELRHPIWIRVFHWMNMISITLLMLTGYYIHAPLHFRIFSSMDHARMLHFAMAYVLCVGVIGRVYYAIVTGDWKNILFNPIPDIKNLPSMLKYYLFMSDSHPDYGKYNPGQKMMYSGWLFMALIQIITGFVLYKPDLFPSLGAFLGGLVAVRVIHYIVTWLFALSVVVHVYLDVSEGIPVLMSMFTGKMPKGFHHAETEHAGK